The following proteins are encoded in a genomic region of Thunnus maccoyii chromosome 8, fThuMac1.1, whole genome shotgun sequence:
- the LOC121902504 gene encoding protocadherin alpha-C2-like isoform X2: protein MVHHVRQLFGRGYVSVFLLLSATMITVSTVTHYSVPEEMEEGSVVANLATDLGLDVKTLKGRKMRLDVVGNKKYFDINKDTGELFILERIDREFLCPLKNAHCFLKLDAMIENPIRMFNIEVEIMDINDNAPHFRRGTMHLDISESSPVGERFSLNNAADPDVGTNSVKDYHLSSSEYFALEIQTGRDGTKFADLILKKTLDREQQPVHNLILTAVDGGVPTRTGTASIIIRVLDVNDNAPSFDKDKYTVDVMENSPIGSLVIKLNATDLDEGSNSDIVYSYSLYTSERTQNMFSLNPENGEIRVKEMINYEDLRLYEMEVIASDKGPNSLSGQCKLTIQVTDMNDNHPEISIKSFHSPIKEDTAVDTVIAVVSVNDKDSGDNGVVDLYIPDNMPFKLRESSDNYYELVVSEPLDREKVPEYDITFTVTDRGSPPLSDNETMTLELLDVNDNVPQFPQSFYTIRVMENNAPGALLSSLTAFDPDLHENQYLVYFILEKEIANTSMSMLFSINPENGNLYALKTFDYEIEKEFLFHIEARDSGSPPLSSNVTVHIIIVDQNDNAPVIVSPWRAHGSVVEEKIPRSTDKGSLVAKVIALDTDSVHNSRITYQFLQVTDATLFSLDQYNGEIRTMRMFSYRDPRHQRLVVIAKDNGDPALSATVTIKLSTVETAVKAYSDMTEVPLEYDIFSDLNLYLVIGLGSVSFLLLITILVTIVLKCQKPKPSKAAPPCRNSVISERNSTIADSTLVSNDAYWYSLFLAETKKGKLVVRQPVPKGSRYIVSSIPRSTGMSETSESAASTLQASTTSSGSST from the coding sequence ATGGTGCATCATGTCCGACAGTTATTTGGGAGAGGGTATGTTTCAgtatttctccttctttctgCCACGATGATCACGGTATCTACCGTCACCCATTATTCTGTTCCCGAAGAAATGGAGGAAGGCTCAGTCGTTGCTAATTTAGCAACTGATCTGGGATTAGATGTGAAGACGctaaaaggaaggaaaatgcGCTTAGACGTTGTAggcaataaaaaatattttgacatcAACAAGGACACGGGAGAGCTGTTTATTTTGGAAAGAATAGACAGAGAGTTTTTGTGCCCCTTGAAAAATGCGCACTGCTTTCTTAAGTTGGATGCTATGATTGAAAACCCAATACGAATGTTTAATATCGAGGTCGAAATTATGGATATTAATGATAACGCTCCTCATTTTCGGCGGGGAACGATGCATTTGGACATATCTGAATCAAGCCCCGTTGGAGAGAGATTCTCACTGAATAACGCTGCAGACCCAGATGTTGGAACGAATTCTGTGAAAGATTACCATCTGAGCTCAAGCGAATATTTTGCGCTTGAAATTCAGACCGGTAGAGACGGGACAAAGTTTGCTGATTTGATTCTGAAAAAAACTTTAGATAGAGAGCAGCAGCCTGTTCATAATTTAATACTGACTGCTGTGGACGGTGGAGTCCCCACGCGCACAGGTACAGCCAGTATCATTATCCGCGTGCTCGATGTCAACGACAATGCCCCTTCATTTGACAAAGACAAATACACCGTAGATGTGATGGAGAACTCTCCGATTGGCAGTCTAGTAATTAAACTAAATGCCACTGACTTAGATGAAGGGTCCAACTCTGATATAGTTTATTCATATAGTTTGTATACATCAGAGAgaacacaaaatatgtttagCTTGAatccagaaaatggtgaaatcaGAGTGAAAGAGATGATAAATTATGAAGATTTGAGACTTTATGAAATGGAGGTTATTGCCAGTGATAAAGGGCCAAACTCATTATCTGGACAGTGTAAACTGACAATACAGGTCACAGATATGAATGACAATCACCCAGAAATATCCATCAAATCATTTCATAGTCCGATCAAAGAAGATACTGCAGTAGACACAGTGATAGCAGTAGTTAGTGTTAATGATAAAGACTCAGGTGACAACGGAGTGGTTGATCTTTATATTCCAGATAATATGCCTTTCAAACTGAGGGAATCATCTGATAACTATTATGAGTTAGTGGTCTCAGAGCCTTTAGACCGTGAGAAGGTCCCAGAATACGACATCACTTTCACTGTAACAGACAGAGGTTCTCCTCCTTTATCTGACAATGAAACTATGACTTTAGAGCTGCTGGATGTGAATGACAATGTTCCACAGTTCCCTCAGTCATTTTATACTATACGTGTAATGGAGAATAACGCACCTGGGGCCTTGCTCAGTTCACTCACTGCGTTTGACCCTGACCTCCATGAAAACCAGTATCTAGTTTATTTCATCCTAGAGAAGGAGATAGCCAACACCTCCATGTCCATGCTGTTCTCCATCAATCCAGAGAATGGTAATCTTTACGCACTAAAAACTTTTGACTATGAGATTGAAAAGGAGTTTCTTTTTCACATCGAGGCCAGAGACTCTGGTTCTCCTCCACTCAGCAGCAACGTGACCGTCCATATCATTATTGTGGACCAAAACGACAACGCTCCGGTCATTGTCTCTCCGTGGCGTGCGCACGGCTCCGTAGTGGAGGAAAAAATCCCCAGATCCACCGATAAAGGCTCCCTGGTTGCGAAGGTGATAGCCTTAGACACCGACTCGGTGCACAACTCTCGGATTACCTACCAGTTTCTACAGGTGACTGACGCCACCTTGTTCAGTCTGGATCAATACAACGGAGAGATCCGGACTATGAGGATGTTCAGTTACAGAGATCCGCGACACCAGAGACTGGTTGTTATTGCCAAGGACAACGGGGATCCTGCTCTCTCTGCTACAGTCACCATCAAGCTGTCCACAGTGGAGACTGCTGTTAAGGCCTACTCTGACATGACTGAGGTGCCTCTAGAATATGACATCTTCTCAGACCTAAACCTGTATTTGGTCATTGGTTTGGGCTCGGTGTCATTTCTCCTGCTGATCACCATATTGGTCACCATCGTGCTCAAGTGTCAGAAACCCAAGCCCAGCAAAGCAGCTCCTCCCTGCAGGAACAGTGTGATCAGTGAGAGGAACTCCACCATCGCAGACTCCACTCTGGTCTCCAACGATGCCTACTGGTACAGTCTGTTTCTAGCAGAGACCAAGAAAGGAAAGCTGGTGGTCAGACAGCCTGTGCCAAAGGGCTCCAGATACATCGTGTCCAGTATACCAAGGAGCACAGGAATGTCAGAGACTAGTGAATCAGCAGCTTCTACTCTGCAG
- the LOC121902504 gene encoding protocadherin alpha-C2-like isoform X1, with the protein MARHIRQYCRGGYVSLFLFLSATMNTVSTVTHYSVPEEMEEGSVVANLATDLGLDVRTLKGRKMRVDVVGNKKYLDISKDTGELFILERIDREFLCPLKTTTHCFLKLDAMIENPIRMFNIEVEIMDINDNAPHFRRGTMHLDISESSPVGERFSLNNAADPDVGTNSVKDYHLSSSEYFALEIQTGRDGTKFADLILKKALDREQQAVHNLILTAVDGGVPTRTGTASIIVRVLDVNDNAPSFDKDKYTVDVMENSPIGSLVIKLNATDLDEGSNSDIVYSYSLYTSERTQNMFSLNPENGEIRVKEMINYEDLRLYEMEVIASDKGPNSLSGQCKLTIQVTDMNDNHPEISIKSFHSPIKEDTAVDTVIAVVSVNDKDSGDNGVVDLHIPDNMPFKLRESSDNYYELVVSEPLDREKVPEYEITFTVTDRGSPPLSDNETMTLELLDVNDNVPQFPQSFYTIRVMENNAPGALLSSLTAFDPDLHENQYLVYFILEKEIANTSMSMLFSINPENGNLYALKTFDYEIEKEFLFHIEARDSGSPPLSSNVTVHIIIVDQNDNAPVIVSPWRAHGSVVEEKIPRSTDKGSLVAKVIALDTDSVHNSRITYQFLQVTDATLFSLDQYNGEIRTMRMFSYRDPRHQRLVVIAKDNGDPALSATVTIKLSTVETAVKAYSDMTEVPLEYDIFSDLNLYLVIGLGSVSFLLLITILVTIVLKCQKPKPSKAAPPCRNSVISERNSTIADSTLVSNDAYWYSLFLAETRKGKLVVRQPVPKGSRYIVSSIPRSTGMSETSDSAASTLQASTTSSGSST; encoded by the coding sequence ATGGCTCGTCATATTCGTCAATATTGCCGGGGAGGGTATGTttcattatttctctttctttctgctaCTATGAACACGGTATCTACCGTCACCCATTATTCTGTTCCCGAAGAAATGGAGGAAGGCTCAGTCGTTGCTAATTTAGCAACTGATTTGGGATTAGACGTAAGGACGctaaaaggaaggaaaatgcGCGTAGACGTTGTAGGCAATAAAAAATATCTTGACATAAGCAAGGACACGGGAGAGCTGTTCATTTTGGAAAGAATAGACAGAGAGTTTTTGTGCCCCTTGAAAACAACTACGCACTGCTTTCTTAAGTTGGATGCTATGATTGAAAATCCAATACGAATGTTTAATATCGAGGTCGAGATTATGGATATTAATGATAACGCTCCTCATTTTCGGCGGGGAACGATGCATTTGGACATATCTGAATCAAGCCCCGTTGGAGAGAGATTCTCACTGAATAACGCTGCAGACCCAGATGTTGGAACGAATTCTGTGAAAGATTACCATCTGAGCTCAAGCGAATATTTTGCGCTTGAAATTCAGACCGGTAGAGACGGGACAAAGTTTGCTGATTTGATTCTGAAAAAAGCTTTAGACAGAGAACAGCAGGCTGTTCATAATCTAATACTGACTGCTGTGGACGGTGGAGTCCCCACGCGCACAGGTACAGCCAGCATCATTGTCCGCGTGCTCGATGTCAACGACAACGCCCCTTCATTTGACAAAGACAAATACACCGTAGATGTGATGGAGAACTCTCCGATTGGCAGTCTAGTAATTAAACTAAATGCCACTGATTTAGATGAAGGGTCCAACTCTGATATAGTTTATTCATATAGTTTGTATACATCAGAGAgaacacaaaatatgtttagCTTGAatccagaaaatggtgaaatcaGAGTGAAAGAGATGATAAATTATGAAGATTTGAGACTTTATGAAATGGAGGTTATTGCCAGTGATAAAGGGCCAAACTCATTATCTGGACAGTGTAAACTGACAATACAGGTCACAGATATGAATGACAATCACCCAGAAATATCCATCAAATCATTTCATAGTCCAATCAAAGAAGATACTGCAGTAGACACAGTGATAGCAGTAGTTAGTGTTAATGATAAAGACTCAGGTGACAACGGAGTGGTTGATCTTCATATTCCAGATAATATGCCTTTCAAACTGAGGGAATCATCTGATAACTATTATGAGTTAGTGGTCTCAGAGCCTTTAGACCGTGAGAAGGTCCCAGAATATGAAATCACTTTCACTGTAACAGACAGAGGTTCTCCTCCTTTATCTGACAATGAAACTATGACTTTAGAGCTGCTGGATGTTAATGACAATGTTCCACAGTTCCCTCAGTCATTTTATACTATACGTGTAATGGAGAATAACGCACCTGGGGCCTTGCTCAGTTCACTCACTGCGTTTGACCCTGACCTCCATGAAAACCAGTATCTAGTTTATTTCATCCTAGAGAAGGAGATAGCCAACACCTCCATGTCCATGCTGTTCTCCATCAATCCAGAGAATGGTAATCTTTACGCACTAAAAACTTTTGACTATGAGATTGAAAAGGAGTTTCTTTTCCATATCGAGGCCAGAGACTCTGGTTCTCCTCCACTCAGCAGCAACGTGACCGTCCACATCATTATTGTGGACCAAAACGACAACGCTCCGGTCATTGTCTCTCCATGGCGCGCGCACGGCTCCGTAGTGGAGGAAAAAATCCCCAGATCCACCGATAAAGGCTCCCTGGTTGCGAAGGTGATAGCCTTAGACACCGACTCAGTGCACAACTCTCGGATTACCTACCAGTTTCTACAGGTGACTGACGCCACCTTGTTCAGTCTGGATCAATACAACGGAGAGATCCGGACTATGAGGATGTTCAGTTACAGAGACCCGCGACACCAGAGACTGGTTGTTATTGCCAAGGACAACGGGGATCCTGCTCTCTCTGCTACAGTCACCATCAAACTGTCCACAGTGGAGACTGCTGTTAAGGCCTACTCTGACATGACCGAGGTGCCTCTAGAATATGACATCTTCTCAGACCTAAACCTGTATTTGGTCATCGGTCTGGGCTCGGTGTCATTTCTCCTGCTGATCACCATATTGGTCACCATCGTGCTCAAGTGTCAGAAACCCAAGCCCAGCAAAGCAGCTCCTCCCTGCAGGAACAGTGTGATCAGTGAGAGGAACTCCACCATCGCAGACTCCACTCTGGTCTCCAACGATGCCTACTGGTACAGTCTGTTTCTAGCAGAGACCAGGAAAGGAAAGCTGGTGGTCAGACAGCCTGTGCCAAAGGGCTCCAGATACATCGTGTCCAGTATACCAAGGAGCACAGGAATGTCAGAGACTAGTGACTCAGCAGCTTCTACTCTGCAG
- the LOC121902504 gene encoding protocadherin alpha-C2-like isoform X3, which yields MVHHVRQLFGRGYVSVFLLLSATMITVSTVTHYSVPEEMEEGSVVANLATDLGLDVKTLKGRKMRLDVVGNKKYFDINKDTGELFILERIDREFLCPLKNAHCFLKLDAMIENPIRMFNIEVEIMDINDNAPHFRRGTMHLDISESSPVGERFSLNNAADPDVGTNSVKDYHLSSSEYFALEIQTGRDGTKFADLILKKTLDREQQPVHNLILTAVDGGVPTRTGTASIIIRVLDVNDNAPSFDKDKYTVDVMENSPIGSLVIKLNATDLDEGSNSDIVYSYSLYTSERTQNMFSLNPENGEIRVKEMINYEDLRLYEMEVIASDKGPNSLSGQCKLTIQVTDMNDNHPEISIKSFHSPIKEDTAVDTVIAVVSVNDKDSGDNGVVDLYIPDNMPFKLRESSDNYYELVVSEPLDREKVPEYDITFTVTDRGSPPLSDNETMTLELLDVNDNVPQFPQSFYTIRVMENNAPGALLSSLTAFDPDLHENQYLVYFILEKEIANTSMSMLFSINPENGNLYALKTFDYEIEKEFLFHIEARDSGSPPLSSNVTVHIIIVDQNDNAPVIVSPWRAHGSVVEEKIPRSTDKGSLVAKVIALDTDSVHNSRITYQFLQVTDATLFSLDQYNGEIRTMRMFSYRDPRHQRLVVIAKDNGDPALSATVTIKLSTVETAVKAYSDMTEVPLEYDIFSDLNLYLVIGLGSVSFLLLITILVTIVLKCQKPKPSKAAPPCRNSVISERNSTIADSTLVSNDAYWYSLFLAETKKGKLVVRQPVPKGSRYIVSSIPRSTGMSETSESAASTLQYPK from the exons ATGGTGCATCATGTCCGACAGTTATTTGGGAGAGGGTATGTTTCAgtatttctccttctttctgCCACGATGATCACGGTATCTACCGTCACCCATTATTCTGTTCCCGAAGAAATGGAGGAAGGCTCAGTCGTTGCTAATTTAGCAACTGATCTGGGATTAGATGTGAAGACGctaaaaggaaggaaaatgcGCTTAGACGTTGTAggcaataaaaaatattttgacatcAACAAGGACACGGGAGAGCTGTTTATTTTGGAAAGAATAGACAGAGAGTTTTTGTGCCCCTTGAAAAATGCGCACTGCTTTCTTAAGTTGGATGCTATGATTGAAAACCCAATACGAATGTTTAATATCGAGGTCGAAATTATGGATATTAATGATAACGCTCCTCATTTTCGGCGGGGAACGATGCATTTGGACATATCTGAATCAAGCCCCGTTGGAGAGAGATTCTCACTGAATAACGCTGCAGACCCAGATGTTGGAACGAATTCTGTGAAAGATTACCATCTGAGCTCAAGCGAATATTTTGCGCTTGAAATTCAGACCGGTAGAGACGGGACAAAGTTTGCTGATTTGATTCTGAAAAAAACTTTAGATAGAGAGCAGCAGCCTGTTCATAATTTAATACTGACTGCTGTGGACGGTGGAGTCCCCACGCGCACAGGTACAGCCAGTATCATTATCCGCGTGCTCGATGTCAACGACAATGCCCCTTCATTTGACAAAGACAAATACACCGTAGATGTGATGGAGAACTCTCCGATTGGCAGTCTAGTAATTAAACTAAATGCCACTGACTTAGATGAAGGGTCCAACTCTGATATAGTTTATTCATATAGTTTGTATACATCAGAGAgaacacaaaatatgtttagCTTGAatccagaaaatggtgaaatcaGAGTGAAAGAGATGATAAATTATGAAGATTTGAGACTTTATGAAATGGAGGTTATTGCCAGTGATAAAGGGCCAAACTCATTATCTGGACAGTGTAAACTGACAATACAGGTCACAGATATGAATGACAATCACCCAGAAATATCCATCAAATCATTTCATAGTCCGATCAAAGAAGATACTGCAGTAGACACAGTGATAGCAGTAGTTAGTGTTAATGATAAAGACTCAGGTGACAACGGAGTGGTTGATCTTTATATTCCAGATAATATGCCTTTCAAACTGAGGGAATCATCTGATAACTATTATGAGTTAGTGGTCTCAGAGCCTTTAGACCGTGAGAAGGTCCCAGAATACGACATCACTTTCACTGTAACAGACAGAGGTTCTCCTCCTTTATCTGACAATGAAACTATGACTTTAGAGCTGCTGGATGTGAATGACAATGTTCCACAGTTCCCTCAGTCATTTTATACTATACGTGTAATGGAGAATAACGCACCTGGGGCCTTGCTCAGTTCACTCACTGCGTTTGACCCTGACCTCCATGAAAACCAGTATCTAGTTTATTTCATCCTAGAGAAGGAGATAGCCAACACCTCCATGTCCATGCTGTTCTCCATCAATCCAGAGAATGGTAATCTTTACGCACTAAAAACTTTTGACTATGAGATTGAAAAGGAGTTTCTTTTTCACATCGAGGCCAGAGACTCTGGTTCTCCTCCACTCAGCAGCAACGTGACCGTCCATATCATTATTGTGGACCAAAACGACAACGCTCCGGTCATTGTCTCTCCGTGGCGTGCGCACGGCTCCGTAGTGGAGGAAAAAATCCCCAGATCCACCGATAAAGGCTCCCTGGTTGCGAAGGTGATAGCCTTAGACACCGACTCGGTGCACAACTCTCGGATTACCTACCAGTTTCTACAGGTGACTGACGCCACCTTGTTCAGTCTGGATCAATACAACGGAGAGATCCGGACTATGAGGATGTTCAGTTACAGAGATCCGCGACACCAGAGACTGGTTGTTATTGCCAAGGACAACGGGGATCCTGCTCTCTCTGCTACAGTCACCATCAAGCTGTCCACAGTGGAGACTGCTGTTAAGGCCTACTCTGACATGACTGAGGTGCCTCTAGAATATGACATCTTCTCAGACCTAAACCTGTATTTGGTCATTGGTTTGGGCTCGGTGTCATTTCTCCTGCTGATCACCATATTGGTCACCATCGTGCTCAAGTGTCAGAAACCCAAGCCCAGCAAAGCAGCTCCTCCCTGCAGGAACAGTGTGATCAGTGAGAGGAACTCCACCATCGCAGACTCCACTCTGGTCTCCAACGATGCCTACTGGTACAGTCTGTTTCTAGCAGAGACCAAGAAAGGAAAGCTGGTGGTCAGACAGCCTGTGCCAAAGGGCTCCAGATACATCGTGTCCAGTATACCAAGGAGCACAGGAATGTCAGAGACTAGTGAATCAGCAGCTTCTACTCTGCAG TACCCTAAATGA